From a single Haloarcula sp. DT43 genomic region:
- a CDS encoding DUF1405 domain-containing protein produces MSEQRGPLPRRYARYYLEQTPSLVWLLVVNAVAMLVGVRYYVETMPEVSTFLWPLYADSPAALFLMTLSVATLLPFLGESLDEVPLTVPLAYLHTIALVWLVKMGLWTVVALNIGFDAYFPAPWAYFGIIVTHLGFVAEGLLVPHYARTTKGALATAMVLALCNDVLDYGFGYHPPLRYEPGLALPAATVALSVLSVGLAWRLLPSGKPT; encoded by the coding sequence ATGAGCGAGCAGCGGGGGCCGTTGCCACGTCGGTACGCGCGGTACTACCTGGAACAGACGCCGAGTCTCGTGTGGCTGCTGGTCGTCAACGCCGTGGCGATGCTCGTCGGCGTCCGGTACTACGTCGAGACGATGCCCGAGGTGTCGACGTTCCTCTGGCCGCTGTACGCCGACTCGCCGGCCGCGCTGTTCCTGATGACGCTGTCGGTGGCGACGCTGCTGCCCTTCCTCGGGGAGTCGCTCGACGAGGTCCCCCTGACGGTCCCGCTCGCGTACCTCCACACGATTGCGCTGGTCTGGCTGGTCAAGATGGGGCTGTGGACCGTCGTGGCGTTAAACATCGGCTTCGACGCCTACTTCCCCGCGCCGTGGGCGTACTTCGGCATCATCGTCACCCACCTCGGCTTCGTCGCCGAGGGGCTGTTAGTCCCCCACTACGCCCGGACGACGAAGGGCGCGCTGGCGACTGCGATGGTGCTGGCCCTGTGCAACGACGTGCTCGATTACGGCTTCGGCTACCACCCGCCGTTGCGCTACGAGCCCGGCCTCGCGCTGCCCGCCGCCACCGTCGCGCTTTCCGTGCTGTCGGTTGG